A single genomic interval of Acetobacteraceae bacterium harbors:
- a CDS encoding HesA/MoeB/ThiF family protein, with protein MSRYDRQVRIFPNGMRDQARLRQARVLVIGAGGLGASLLPLLVGAGCGYIAIMDHDVVAAHNLHRQTIFRESDIGFNKAACAVYHLSTLNRESQLVEIPRAMTPDRAMSLIPDFDIVVDAADEVAVTYALSDICKRRNTPFVSASVAGRMGYVGSFCHNAPSYRAIFPSLPARVMTCRETGVMGPVVAMMGALQAQMVLDVLMDASPSPLGLMFQINLENWKTAQFRFDGASEPETPYAAFIDATSLSATDRIFLMRPAELDPRFFKGDVQTIEADEVGHLAASPGRRCVFICRRGVTAWRAAESYMRETGDNNVAIIAFHQEGEMTFPA; from the coding sequence ATGTCACGTTATGACCGTCAGGTCCGGATTTTCCCCAATGGGATGCGGGATCAGGCGCGGTTGCGCCAAGCCCGCGTACTTGTCATCGGCGCGGGGGGGCTCGGGGCGAGCCTCCTGCCGCTCCTTGTGGGCGCGGGGTGCGGATATATTGCGATTATGGATCATGACGTGGTGGCGGCGCATAATCTGCACCGCCAGACGATTTTCCGTGAAAGTGACATCGGTTTCAACAAAGCAGCGTGCGCTGTTTATCATCTCTCGACGCTCAATCGTGAAAGCCAGCTTGTCGAAATCCCGCGCGCAATGACGCCGGATCGTGCGATGTCCCTCATCCCCGATTTCGATATTGTCGTCGATGCGGCGGATGAAGTCGCGGTGACCTACGCGCTTTCAGATATATGCAAGCGGCGCAACACCCCTTTTGTCTCCGCTTCGGTTGCCGGGCGCATGGGGTATGTCGGTAGCTTCTGCCATAACGCGCCCAGCTACCGGGCCATATTCCCCTCTCTGCCCGCACGCGTCATGACATGCAGGGAAACGGGCGTGATGGGCCCGGTTGTCGCCATGATGGGCGCTTTACAGGCGCAGATGGTGCTTGATGTTTTAATGGATGCGTCACCTTCACCCCTCGGCCTGATGTTTCAGATCAATCTTGAAAATTGGAAGACGGCGCAGTTCCGTTTTGACGGCGCTTCGGAGCCTGAAACGCCCTACGCGGCATTTATCGATGCGACGTCCCTCAGCGCCACGGACCGTATTTTCCTGATGCGTCCTGCAGAACTTGACCCTCGATTTTTCAAAGGTGACGTCCAGACGATTGAAGCGGATGAGGTGGGGCATCTTGCAGCTTCACCGGGCCGCAGATGTGTCTTCATCTGCCGTCGGGGCGTCACAGCCTGGCGGGCTGCGGAAAGTTACATGCGGGAGACGGGGGACAATAACGTCGCCATCATCGCCTTCCATCAGGAAGGCGAGATGACGTTTCCTGCATGA
- a CDS encoding cation-translocating P-type ATPase, which translates to MSDNLTLRISGMSCANCAARLERVLNRQEGVAARVDYASERAAVTLNGPITPPDIFAAIRKAGFDAVDERAVEQDTQPARRLLGLDRDMILLTLCAAFFFCTMLVMWGGWHIPFLSWPELVIASFVQFYLARHFYHRAFASLKGGDANMDVLVVLSTSCAYIFSVWNMFRGDGADLYFETGVFIIFFVSLGKWLEARSKAQAAADLETLLAFEPDLIHVETSEGVIDRPVESLQVEDIFIIRPGENIAVDGEVISGESEVNEAILTGEAHPVYRQVGDKIFARTTNINGVLKLRATCIGADTVVARMVETVRNAQLTKAPISQWVDRVTRVFVPSIILVAIATFLLWFMHTHIFLTSLTSAIAVMVIACPCALGLATPIVLMVAGGRAARSGILMRNAAAFETVSKSDTIIFDKTGTLTRGQFEVTDVIPAKGASKYDLLLTLLAVENHAVHPLARAIDNYARSHAIDEVEVTQFRIMPGRGVAAQIGDDAVMAGAPAYFISEGYALPETLIQPLENQGKTIVVAARAGRILGVIALEDTPRMDAKPVIETLRRKNITPVLLTGDHAASARHVASQLGITNVHAGILPEGKARLVRSMREDGHRVAMVGDGVNDAPALASADTSIAMGSAATISLNHADIILIRNDLSAINDLMQLSGAASRKIKTNLALALLYNLCAIPVAVMGLLTPAVASAAMALSSLSVVMNALALRRWQPGKN; encoded by the coding sequence ATGTCTGACAATCTAACCCTCCGTATCAGCGGCATGAGCTGCGCCAATTGCGCAGCGCGTCTTGAACGTGTGCTGAACCGGCAGGAGGGCGTGGCGGCCCGGGTCGATTATGCGTCAGAGCGAGCGGCCGTCACTTTAAACGGGCCAATTACGCCGCCAGATATCTTCGCGGCCATTCGCAAAGCGGGTTTTGACGCGGTGGATGAGCGGGCGGTCGAGCAGGATACGCAACCAGCCCGGCGCCTTCTCGGCCTCGACCGGGACATGATTTTACTGACACTGTGCGCGGCCTTCTTTTTCTGCACGATGCTGGTCATGTGGGGAGGGTGGCATATACCCTTTTTATCATGGCCCGAACTGGTCATCGCCAGCTTTGTGCAATTCTACCTTGCGCGGCATTTCTATCATCGTGCCTTTGCTTCCCTGAAGGGCGGCGATGCCAATATGGATGTGCTGGTGGTGCTGAGCACATCTTGCGCCTATATTTTTAGCGTCTGGAATATGTTTCGCGGGGACGGGGCGGATCTCTATTTTGAGACGGGCGTCTTCATTATCTTCTTTGTTTCACTCGGCAAATGGCTGGAGGCGCGGTCCAAGGCGCAGGCGGCGGCGGATCTTGAAACTCTCCTCGCTTTTGAACCTGACTTGATCCATGTTGAAACGTCGGAAGGCGTTATTGATCGACCCGTTGAAAGCCTTCAGGTCGAGGATATCTTTATTATCCGGCCGGGGGAAAATATCGCTGTTGATGGCGAGGTGATCAGCGGGGAATCAGAAGTTAACGAAGCGATCCTGACGGGGGAGGCGCACCCCGTTTACCGTCAGGTGGGCGATAAGATTTTCGCGAGGACAACCAACATCAATGGCGTGCTGAAACTGCGCGCGACGTGCATCGGTGCAGATACAGTCGTGGCCCGCATGGTCGAGACTGTGAGAAATGCGCAACTGACGAAGGCGCCGATCTCGCAGTGGGTGGATCGCGTGACGCGCGTCTTTGTCCCGTCAATTATTTTGGTCGCCATCGCCACTTTTTTATTGTGGTTTATGCACACGCATATCTTCCTGACAAGCCTGACCTCCGCCATCGCCGTCATGGTCATCGCCTGTCCCTGCGCTCTGGGCCTGGCGACACCGATTGTGCTGATGGTCGCTGGAGGGCGGGCTGCACGAAGCGGCATATTGATGCGCAATGCTGCGGCATTTGAAACGGTATCAAAATCCGACACCATTATTTTTGACAAGACGGGGACATTGACGCGCGGGCAATTTGAAGTCACGGACGTGATCCCCGCGAAGGGTGCCTCGAAATATGATCTGCTGTTGACTTTACTTGCCGTCGAAAATCATGCCGTGCACCCTCTCGCACGCGCTATTGACAATTATGCACGGTCTCACGCCATTGACGAGGTGGAGGTGACGCAATTCCGCATCATGCCGGGGCGCGGTGTTGCCGCGCAAATCGGGGATGACGCCGTCATGGCGGGTGCGCCAGCTTACTTCATCTCTGAGGGGTATGCGTTACCTGAGACCTTGATTCAACCGCTGGAAAATCAGGGCAAGACAATTGTCGTCGCGGCACGTGCGGGCCGAATATTGGGCGTTATTGCCTTGGAAGATACGCCACGCATGGACGCGAAACCCGTCATCGAAACATTGCGCCGTAAAAATATCACGCCGGTTCTCCTGACGGGAGATCATGCCGCCTCCGCCAGGCATGTTGCGTCACAGCTCGGCATCACAAATGTCCATGCCGGTATATTGCCGGAAGGGAAAGCCAGGCTTGTCAGGTCCATGCGTGAAGACGGGCATCGTGTGGCAATGGTGGGCGATGGCGTCAATGATGCACCGGCGCTGGCCAGTGCCGATACCTCGATTGCGATGGGCTCGGCCGCCACGATATCATTGAATCACGCCGATATCATCCTGATCCGCAATGACCTGTCGGCGATTAACGACCTCATGCAGCTTTCCGGCGCGGCTTCGCGCAAAATCAAAACCAATCTGGCGCTCGCCTTACTTTATAATCTTTGCGCCATTCCTGTTGCGGTGATGGGTCTCTTGACGCCCGCCGTGGCGTCGGCGGCGATGGCGCTGAGTTCACTTTCCGTCGTGATGAACGCGCTGGCGTTACGGCGTTGGCAGCCCGGCAAAAACTGA
- a CDS encoding TonB-dependent receptor plug domain-containing protein: protein MPASYDRLRKLRRGVPVVVRALSALLLTDSAFSATPRAAMTVETDRPMSRTDYFNVTARRPGDSHSADTSDLLTDQLGYSSYAAGGVANLPVLNGMADDRVATIVDGMRMGNGCPNHMNPMMSYVDPDSVSVAQAIAGITSVSEGGDSIGGSVLIKRRPLEFSKTHSVLVTGRARGDYRSNGGGSGASGSVTVANDMWSLRYTGSYAHASDYMTGGTGHRVRSTSYLSFNHAVTASFQKGAHAADLTFGQQDIPYEGFPNAYMDMTNNRSSFVNGHYKGAFDWGTLEARGFWQRVNHVMNMLSDKGGHSATTGMPMNTDKRTVGYNVDVTIPLSTQHRLMMGSQFIHDGLNDWWPPLMGSKMMGPGTFHSINNGHRDRIGHYLSWNAQWTPKFASQLGVRDDVVMMNTGNVAPYSWTGMMSRPDANAARAFNALDRGRTDVNFDVTATTRYVANDRVSLEGGFARKTRSPNMYERYAWGMGAMATKMIGWFGDGNGYVGNPDLKPEVAYTASYTLSLHDASQRKWAVNIQPFYTYTHNYINVTRISALGKGFEKLRFDNHNAQSYGINANGRVRLYNSRIWGSGAVVSYLNWVRGQDEVTGSGLYHPMPASGLIGFHSTYKNLSGRVDVTLVKRKSSVDWLRNEPRTPGYALLGMGLRYDWRAFTLDAAIENLLDQKYYLPLGGWSLGDYKATKILSPLVGMGRSFNLSLAARF, encoded by the coding sequence ATGCCTGCCTCATATGATCGGCTGCGCAAATTACGGCGCGGCGTGCCCGTGGTCGTGCGTGCTCTGAGCGCCCTCCTACTGACCGATTCCGCCTTTTCTGCGACGCCACGCGCGGCCATGACGGTGGAAACTGACAGACCCATGTCCCGCACGGACTATTTCAATGTCACGGCCCGGCGGCCCGGTGACTCCCATAGTGCCGATACGTCAGACCTTCTTACCGACCAACTCGGTTACTCCAGCTATGCAGCGGGTGGCGTTGCCAATCTGCCCGTCCTGAATGGCATGGCGGATGACCGTGTCGCAACCATCGTCGATGGCATGCGCATGGGCAATGGCTGCCCCAATCACATGAATCCGATGATGTCTTACGTTGATCCTGACAGTGTGTCTGTCGCTCAGGCCATCGCGGGCATTACATCCGTGTCGGAAGGCGGCGACAGCATCGGCGGCTCGGTTCTGATCAAACGCCGCCCGTTGGAATTTTCCAAAACGCATTCCGTCCTCGTCACCGGTCGGGCACGGGGTGATTATCGCAGTAATGGCGGCGGGTCGGGCGCGTCAGGGAGTGTGACCGTCGCGAATGATATGTGGAGCCTGCGCTATACCGGCTCTTACGCCCATGCGAGTGACTATATGACGGGCGGGACGGGGCATCGTGTCCGTTCAACCTCTTATCTGTCTTTCAATCATGCCGTCACGGCGAGTTTCCAGAAAGGCGCCCATGCGGCGGACCTGACGTTCGGCCAGCAGGATATCCCGTATGAAGGCTTCCCCAACGCTTATATGGACATGACCAATAACCGCTCAAGCTTCGTAAACGGCCATTATAAGGGGGCCTTTGACTGGGGCACGCTGGAGGCGCGTGGTTTCTGGCAACGTGTCAACCACGTCATGAATATGCTGTCGGATAAAGGCGGCCACAGCGCGACGACGGGTATGCCCATGAACACCGATAAACGCACGGTCGGTTACAATGTCGATGTGACGATACCGCTTTCGACCCAGCATCGCCTGATGATGGGAAGTCAGTTTATCCATGACGGGTTGAATGATTGGTGGCCGCCCCTCATGGGCAGTAAAATGATGGGACCGGGGACATTTCATAGCATCAATAATGGCCATCGCGACCGGATCGGGCATTACCTGTCGTGGAATGCCCAATGGACGCCGAAATTTGCCTCCCAACTTGGTGTCCGCGATGATGTTGTGATGATGAATACCGGCAATGTCGCGCCCTATTCCTGGACCGGGATGATGTCCCGCCCCGACGCCAATGCGGCGCGGGCTTTCAATGCGTTAGATCGCGGGCGCACGGATGTGAATTTTGATGTCACGGCAACGACACGGTACGTAGCCAATGACCGCGTCAGCCTTGAAGGCGGTTTCGCGCGCAAGACACGTTCACCTAATATGTATGAGCGTTATGCCTGGGGTATGGGCGCGATGGCGACGAAGATGATCGGTTGGTTCGGGGATGGGAATGGCTATGTCGGCAATCCAGACCTTAAACCGGAAGTGGCTTATACAGCCAGTTACACTCTCAGCCTTCATGACGCGTCACAACGGAAATGGGCGGTGAATATCCAGCCCTTCTATACTTACACCCATAATTACATCAATGTGACGCGTATCAGCGCTTTGGGAAAAGGGTTTGAGAAACTTCGTTTCGACAACCATAATGCGCAAAGTTACGGCATCAATGCGAATGGCCGCGTGCGGCTTTATAATAGTCGGATCTGGGGGAGTGGCGCCGTCGTAAGCTACTTGAATTGGGTCCGGGGCCAGGATGAGGTGACGGGGTCCGGTCTTTATCACCCGATGCCAGCAAGTGGTTTAATCGGTTTTCACTCCACGTACAAAAACCTCTCGGGTCGGGTTGATGTCACGCTTGTGAAGCGCAAAAGCTCGGTCGACTGGCTGCGTAATGAGCCGAGAACACCGGGTTATGCGTTACTTGGCATGGGATTGCGCTATGATTGGCGGGCCTTCACACTCGACGCCGCTATCGAAAATCTTCTGGATCAAAAATATTATCTGCCGCTCGGCGGATGGTCACTTGGTGATTATAAAGCCACGAAAATACTTTCCCCTCTGGTAGGGATGGGGCGCTCCTTCAATCTGAGTCTCGCCGCGCGCTTCTGA
- a CDS encoding FAD-dependent oxidoreductase, with the protein MSRAETDFAVLGRGVAALTCATMLHDAGYSVEIIVPDGAPASISHLAGGMLAPYCEGETAPAPIISNGQRALSWWSKHVPGVKHNGTLVVAPPRDQRELERFSQSTSHHRWVKPGEIEPDLEDQFSRGLFFPDEGHLDPRKALASLESRLRTENVAFTKAPHARQIIDCRALQSADHLSGLRGVRGEMLIVRNPLLRLSRPVRLLHPRFPCYIVPRDDGVYMIGATMVETCFAGRPTAQSVMALLSAAYSMHPSFAEAEILEMGAGVRPAFEDNIPRVIYEHGRWHVNGMYRHGFLMAPYCAETLIHLLQEVRT; encoded by the coding sequence ATGTCCAGGGCTGAAACGGACTTTGCCGTGCTGGGTCGTGGCGTTGCCGCTCTGACCTGCGCGACCATGTTGCATGACGCCGGTTACAGCGTGGAAATTATCGTGCCGGACGGCGCGCCCGCCTCCATCTCACATCTCGCGGGCGGGATGCTCGCCCCTTATTGTGAAGGTGAGACGGCACCGGCACCAATCATCTCAAACGGGCAACGCGCTTTATCATGGTGGTCAAAACATGTGCCGGGCGTGAAGCATAATGGCACGCTTGTGGTTGCACCCCCGCGCGATCAACGTGAGTTGGAACGTTTCAGCCAGAGCACATCGCATCACCGCTGGGTTAAACCAGGAGAGATTGAGCCGGATCTCGAAGATCAATTTTCACGCGGCCTGTTTTTTCCCGATGAAGGCCATCTTGACCCGCGAAAAGCGCTGGCCAGTCTGGAGAGCCGTCTCCGGACGGAAAATGTCGCTTTCACAAAGGCGCCACATGCGCGCCAGATCATTGACTGCCGGGCTCTGCAATCCGCCGACCATCTGAGCGGCCTGCGTGGCGTGCGCGGGGAAATGCTGATCGTGAGAAATCCGCTTCTGAGGCTCTCACGTCCCGTCCGCCTCCTTCATCCGAGATTTCCCTGTTACATCGTGCCGCGTGATGACGGCGTCTATATGATCGGCGCGACAATGGTGGAAACATGTTTCGCGGGTCGGCCGACCGCGCAATCCGTAATGGCACTTCTCTCTGCCGCTTATAGTATGCACCCATCCTTCGCGGAGGCTGAAATATTGGAAATGGGGGCCGGCGTGCGCCCGGCTTTTGAGGATAATATCCCCCGCGTCATCTACGAGCATGGGCGGTGGCATGTGAATGGCATGTATCGACATGGCTTCCTCATGGCCCCCTATTGTGCCGAGACGCTTATCCATTTGCTTCAGGAGGTGCGGACATGA
- the thiS gene encoding sulfur carrier protein ThiS has translation MKIFVNGDIIETDATSLAELVAAHPSACKTVATAVNGTFIARDQRAAFIIQPEMRVEILSPMQGG, from the coding sequence ATGAAGATTTTTGTCAATGGTGACATCATTGAGACGGACGCAACGTCACTCGCTGAATTGGTGGCGGCCCATCCTAGCGCGTGCAAGACCGTTGCCACTGCGGTCAATGGCACCTTCATCGCGCGAGATCAGCGCGCCGCCTTTATCATCCAGCCGGAAATGCGGGTTGAAATTCTCTCCCCGATGCAGGGGGGGTAG
- a CDS encoding thiazole synthase codes for MFYGVTLKSRLFLGTAQYPSPAILRRAVIASGADVITVSLRREGAEGASFREILQQSACRILPNTAGCHSVKEAVTTAHMARELFGTSWIKLEVIGHADTLQPDPFKLVEAARILCDDGFDVFPYTTEDLILGERLLAAGCQVLMPWAAPIGSGQGLRHKEALRTMRAWFPDTPIIIDAGIGAPSQALEAMEMGMDGILLNTAIAHARDPEVMARAFRQAIEAGQDAFQAGLMPRRDMAQPSTPVFGMADLT; via the coding sequence ATGTTTTACGGCGTTACTCTCAAAAGCCGCCTCTTCCTCGGCACGGCGCAATATCCATCTCCCGCGATATTACGCCGCGCCGTCATCGCGTCCGGGGCGGATGTCATCACCGTCTCCCTGCGGCGGGAAGGGGCGGAGGGCGCCTCCTTTCGCGAGATCCTCCAGCAGAGTGCGTGTCGCATCCTGCCGAACACGGCGGGCTGTCACAGTGTGAAGGAAGCTGTCACAACAGCCCACATGGCCCGCGAGCTTTTCGGCACAAGCTGGATCAAACTTGAGGTGATCGGCCATGCGGATACGCTGCAACCGGACCCCTTCAAGCTTGTCGAAGCCGCCCGCATCCTTTGTGATGACGGTTTTGACGTGTTTCCCTACACCACGGAAGATCTCATTCTGGGTGAAAGATTATTGGCGGCCGGGTGTCAGGTGCTGATGCCCTGGGCCGCGCCAATCGGTAGCGGGCAGGGTTTGCGGCACAAGGAAGCGCTGCGGACGATGCGGGCCTGGTTTCCCGATACGCCAATAATTATCGATGCCGGAATTGGCGCGCCAAGCCAGGCCCTTGAGGCGATGGAAATGGGCATGGACGGCATTTTACTGAACACGGCCATCGCACATGCGCGTGATCCGGAAGTCATGGCCCGCGCCTTTCGTCAGGCCATTGAAGCCGGGCAGGACGCCTTTCAGGCAGGCTTGATGCCGCGCCGGGATATGGCGCAGCCATCGACACCTGTTTTCGGCATGGCAGATTTAACATGA
- a CDS encoding heavy metal-associated domain-containing protein, translated as MGQKLRFKVEGMMCEGCISTLRKTLFREADVSDIAISLERRELELTV; from the coding sequence ATGGGACAGAAATTACGTTTCAAGGTCGAAGGCATGATGTGCGAGGGATGCATCTCGACATTGCGCAAAACCCTGTTCCGTGAAGCGGATGTCAGCGATATTGCGATTTCATTGGAACGACGTGAGCTTGAGCTGACGGTGTAA
- a CDS encoding thiamine phosphate synthase translates to MKPALPSFYLILNTTAHLEACLKVGLRLVQMRIKDRPLPVIREEIARAKHLCDAYGAILIVNDYWQMACELGCGWVHLGQEDLDHADLMQIRRAGMRIGLSTHNDAELTRALALTPDYIALGPIYETKLKEMKCAPQGLDKIRVWKDRISPLPLIAIGGLTPELLPGVLNAGADVVCVVTDVITAPDPVERCRLWLERTSETQHVTL, encoded by the coding sequence ATGAAGCCTGCATTGCCGTCATTTTATCTCATTCTCAACACGACGGCGCATCTTGAGGCGTGCCTGAAAGTCGGATTACGCCTCGTCCAGATGCGCATCAAGGACCGCCCTCTTCCTGTGATTCGAGAGGAGATCGCGCGTGCAAAACATCTTTGCGACGCTTATGGCGCCATCCTCATCGTCAATGATTACTGGCAGATGGCCTGTGAGTTGGGCTGTGGCTGGGTGCATCTGGGGCAGGAGGATCTTGACCATGCCGATCTGATGCAGATCCGTCGCGCGGGGATGCGCATCGGACTTTCCACCCATAATGATGCCGAACTGACGCGCGCTTTGGCATTGACACCCGATTACATCGCGCTCGGCCCGATTTATGAGACGAAACTGAAAGAGATGAAATGCGCGCCACAGGGATTGGATAAAATCAGGGTTTGGAAGGACCGGATCAGCCCCCTTCCCCTCATCGCCATCGGCGGTTTGACGCCTGAGCTTCTGCCGGGGGTTCTCAATGCCGGTGCCGATGTCGTCTGTGTCGTCACAGATGTCATCACCGCGCCAGACCCGGTCGAACGCTGTCGGCTCTGGCTGGAACGCACAAGCGAGACGCAGCATGTCACGTTATGA
- a CDS encoding DUF2946 family protein gives MQRSVLTAPRLRLRHLCLALLILLGFTGELTLQSLATPDEVPRAEIVRLLGIDIAPGASSAASAGMHHHHNKHKPGHMHQGCVICPLLTLVAMMVAQAVIFPFSSQPVLRLYCVLFAARAPPPIFFPRPFGQAPPFPS, from the coding sequence ATGCAAAGAAGCGTGCTGACCGCACCACGCCTCAGACTGCGTCATTTGTGCCTCGCTCTTCTCATCCTCCTCGGATTTACGGGTGAACTCACCCTACAGAGTCTGGCCACGCCCGATGAAGTCCCGCGCGCCGAGATCGTGCGTCTGCTCGGCATTGATATTGCGCCGGGTGCATCCTCTGCTGCGTCAGCGGGGATGCACCACCATCATAACAAACATAAGCCCGGCCATATGCATCAGGGGTGCGTGATTTGTCCGCTTCTGACGCTTGTCGCGATGATGGTGGCGCAAGCCGTCATTTTTCCCTTTTCAAGTCAGCCCGTCCTGCGTCTCTACTGCGTGCTTTTTGCAGCGCGCGCGCCGCCTCCGATTTTCTTCCCGCGCCCTTTCGGGCAGGCCCCCCCTTTTCCATCCTGA